The Plasmodium gaboni strain SY75 chromosome 9, whole genome shotgun sequence DNA segment atgatcCTATAGATACTAGTAgatgtaaaaataaaccTAATGAGCATTATTCAGATAAATGTTGTGATAACGatgatataatttattctgacttttcatataaaaaaaatatgtatacTATAAAGgataatcatataaattatatgaacaGAAAAAATGAGAACCTATATGACAATAtgagaataaaaaatatgaagaagAATATGGATGAAGACTTTATTTGTCATAACGGTTATAGTAatagtagtagtagtaataataataataatgatgatgattataataataataataatgatgatgattataatgatgattataatgatgattataataatgattataatgatgattataatgatgattataatgatgattataataacgattataataacgattataataatgatagtTTTTTAAGTGATGATTTACattgtaatataaaaaaaaagttagAAAGAAACAATATCGAGATTAATAATAACTATGTGCACTTACACAACATGAAATATGGAAATAGAGAAAATCAAATAGACAATattgataattataatgataagGATAATATActagaaatatataatataaataatgcAATGACTGAAggtaataaatatatgaataataatgaaaGTATAGGATATAAGAGTACAAAAAATTCTCATGAGAgttattcatataatatatatgttaataaagtggatgataaaaatatggataCACAAGAGAGCAAAagtaatataaacaaaCCAAATGTATATAGgaatgaagaaaatatatatttatgtgtaGATAATAAAGTAAATGAAGAAATGGTTGATAAAAATTGTAGTGACCAAATTAGTGATACGATAAATAACAAGAtgaagaacaaaataaagaatagattattatatgatgagaagtttgaaaataatagtgatcctacatatttttttgacgattataataaatctGTTGCTTCTTCTttagataaatataattatttgaattatatagaaaatacaaaaaaCAATTGTATGgcaaataataatttggatatatatgaattttcttataaaaGTGAAGGGAGtttatcaaataatatatatgacaATGAAGAGCATATAATTCATACAAGAAGAAAGGATTCTTTTAATGGTAATAGGGAAGGTGAGAAAATGAACTGTCAATATGATGATAGTAAGGAGGATGAcaataatgatgatgataataatgatgatgataataatgattatgacaataatgatgatgataataatgattatgacaataatgatgatgacaataatgatgatgacAACAATGATGATGACAACAATGATGATGAcaataatgatgatgacaataatgattatgacaataatgatgatgacAACAATGATGATGAcaataatgatgataataaagatgatgatgataataatagCAAACATAGTGTTAAGAGTTATAATCCTTTAACTTACAGTTTTAGTGGTTTATGTGAATGTTTGAATAAACaagataatatttaaaatgaataaaatctatttataaaacaaaatacACAAAAGTATATTTTGACGCTCTCTATATAAACTCctaacataaaaatatatatatatatatatatatatgtatgtgtgtatttatttatttatagtcctattttatgatttcataaaaaaattatatttttttttttttttttttttttttttttatacgatttaaataaaaatttttgttcttttctgtgtttaaaatataaaatttattacgtcaatttatataagttcaatattaaatatacacatataatacatacatatatatatatatatatatatatatatatatgtatgtatgtatttatttataatattatttatttttttcatgtattattataattactatttttaagtatattctcattttatattttaatttttattattatccaTTTTGTGTTATACTTGttgaaataatattatcagttatatatatacataatatataatatttatttatatgattaattttttatttttaaaagttCAAGCgcatattataattaatgTTGCCAacacaaaaataaaataataataaataaaataaaagtattcatatgatatataaaatattatatatatatatattataatatatatgtgctTATTTATTGgtatattaattttatgCCAACGCACTCAAttcatatatgtatttttatttaaacattttaaaaaactctcgaaaattttaataaaataaaaatacacagcatcataaaaaaaaaataaataaaataatataataaaaaagaacttttattatatactaATAATAGTGCATTatgaatgaaaaaatatatatcaaaaaaaaaaaaaaaaaaaaaaaacatgTTCTACTTTTAAATCAAAAGAAgacattaaaaaaaaaaaaatatatatgtatgtatatatatgttttaataaaatattttcattttttttttttttttttttttttttttttccattaaaaaatacgataagatataaaatgtacaatcgaaaattttgaaatttattcatataattataatatatatatacatttaatttttcatttatatatatatatatatatatatattttttcctgTTAATTCATAAAAAGTAATGATAAAGTTTAAAGGAGGTTCCATTTTGTTATCACACAATGCATACTTTAAATATAacttatatttaaaaaaaataagatGTGTTTACAACAACATATACAGAAGGGATGTGAAtacattaaataattttatagaCATTTTAAGTTTTAGAAATGACGAAGATGATGAtattgaatataaaaaagttGAAGATCTtagtaaatatatagaagttataaaaatgaataaaagTTCTATGAATgaaacaaaatattatggatataattttaaagatgaaaataattttttagATGAACATggtaatataaaagaatatataaataatgaaaataaaaaattattagataaaaattatgaaaaagaatatatacatattcCACCATTTGTATTAACAAAGTTATGTGAATATGcttttaaagaaatattattttttttgaataaaaaacatttaaaacaattacaaaatattttacaaGATAAAGAATCAAgtaaaaatgataaatatgTTGCTATGacattaataaaaaatgcAATCATAAGTTCTGAACAAAAATTACCAGGATGTCAAGATACTGGAACTGCTATCATTTTAGGAAAAAAAGatgaagatatattaaCCACATATGAACATAAATATCTTACCCTAGGTGTATATAATgcttataaatataataattttcGTTATAGTCAATTGTCACCAttaaatatgtttaatgaaataaacacaaataataatttacCTTGTCaaattgaaatatatacaaatattaaaaaagaaaaatcACAACAAAATCAACAAAATCAACAAAATCATCAAAATCAACAAAATCAACAAAATCATCAAAATCAACAAAATCATCAAAATCATCAAAATCAACAAAATCAACATCTTAACCTTGTCGAAgatattcaaaataataaaaatgtaaaacATATTAATCATATATCAACAAAGAAACCAAATAATGAACATCTTTATCATGGTCCTAAATATGAACTTATTTTTATAGCTAAAGGAGGTGGAAGTGCAAACAaaacttttttatttcaacAAACCAAAagtatattaaatgaagaaaatcTATATAATTTCCTATTAGagaaaattaaagaaataGGTACTTCTGCATGCCCACCATATCATCTAGCAATTGTTATCGGTGGTTTGTCAGCTGaaatgaatttaaaaatggTCAAGTTAGCCTCATGTAGATATTTAGATAATTTGAAAACAGAAGGAGGAATTTATGGAAATGCTTTTAGAGATATACAAAgtgaaaaaattattttacaAAAAACTCAAAGTTTAGGTATTGGTGCACAATTTGGTggaaaatattttgtacATGATGTTAGAGTTATTAGATTACCTAGACATTCTGCTTCTTGCCCTATAGGTATAGGTGTTTCATGCTCAGCTGATAGacaaataaaatgttttattaataaaaatggtGTTTTTATGCAAAAGCTAGAACATGAACCAATCAAATATTTACCTGAAATTACTTTTAAAGATCTAAACCAAGAAAACGCTgttaaaattaatttaaatcAAAATATGGAACAAACATTAAAAACATTATCTCAATATCCAACCTCTACATTAGTACTCTTAACAGGTAAACTAGTTGTTGCTAGAGATACTGCACATAAAAGAATTGTAGATCAATttattaatgataatgtTCCTATTCctgaatattttaaaaaatatccTATTTATTATGCTGGACCAGCTAAAACACCTGATAATTACCCAAGTGGATCCTTTGGACCAACCACAGCTGGACGAATGGATGCCTACGCAGAAATTTTAATGAAAAACAACGCATCACTTATATCACTAGCAAAAGGTAATAGATCCTCTATTGTTAGAAATGcttgtaaaaaatataatggATTTTATTTGGGCAGT contains these protein-coding regions:
- a CDS encoding putative fumarate hydratase — encoded protein: MIKFKGGSILLSHNAYFKYNLYLKKIRCVYNNIYRRDVNTLNNFIDILSFRNDEDDDIEYKKVEDLSKYIEVIKMNKSSMNETKYYGYNFKDENNFLDEHGNIKEYINNENKKLLDKNYEKEYIHIPPFVLTKLCEYAFKEILFFLNKKHLKQLQNILQDKESSKNDKYVAMTLIKNAIISSEQKLPGCQDTGTAIILGKKDEDILTTYEHKYLTLGVYNAYKYNNFRYSQLSPLNMFNEINTNNNLPCQIEIYTNIKKEKSQQNQQNQQNHQNQQNQQNHQNQQNHQNHQNQQNQHLNLVEDIQNNKNVKHINHISTKKPNNEHLYHGPKYELIFIAKGGGSANKTFLFQQTKSILNEENLYNFLLEKIKEIGTSACPPYHLAIVIGGLSAEMNLKMVKLASCRYLDNLKTEGGIYGNAFRDIQSEKIILQKTQSLGIGAQFGGKYFVHDVRVIRLPRHSASCPIGIGVSCSADRQIKCFINKNGVFMQKLEHEPIKYLPEITFKDLNQENAVKINLNQNMEQTLKTLSQYPTSTLVLLTGKLVVARDTAHKRIVDQFINDNVPIPEYFKKYPIYYAGPAKTPDNYPSGSFGPTTAGRMDAYAEILMKNNASLISLAKGNRSSIVRNACKKYNGFYLGSIGGPGAILAKNNIKNVKVIDFKDLGMEAVHLIDVVDFPAFIVIDNKGNDFYNQWLPS